In Gimesia sp., a single genomic region encodes these proteins:
- the bcp gene encoding thioredoxin-dependent thiol peroxidase, translating to MATDSNVPEVGKRAPAFTLPAYPEGKVRLSEFKGEKNVLLYFYPKDNTPGCTTESCDFRDRVITFKKNDTVILGISPDSVKSHEKFATKFELPFTLLADEDHAIAEKYGVWVEKSMYGKKYMGIQRATFLINKEGKIAAAWPKVKVNGHAEEVAQALKELD from the coding sequence ATGGCTACCGATAGCAACGTACCTGAAGTTGGCAAGCGTGCTCCTGCTTTTACTCTCCCCGCTTATCCGGAAGGCAAAGTCCGCCTGAGCGAATTCAAAGGGGAAAAGAACGTACTGCTGTACTTCTACCCCAAAGACAATACCCCCGGCTGCACCACTGAATCCTGTGACTTCCGGGATCGGGTTATTACCTTCAAGAAAAATGACACCGTCATTCTGGGTATCAGCCCCGACTCGGTAAAGTCTCACGAAAAATTCGCGACCAAGTTCGAACTGCCTTTCACCTTGCTCGCAGACGAAGACCATGCCATCGCTGAAAAGTATGGTGTGTGGGTAGAAAAGAGCATGTACGGCAAGAAGTACATGGGGATCCAGCGTGCGACTTTCCTGATCAACAAGGAAGGCAAAATTGCCGCAGCCTGGCCCAAGGTGAAAGTCAACGGACACGCCGAAGAGGTCGCCCAGGCATTAAAAGAGCTTGACTGA
- a CDS encoding endo-1,4-beta-xylanase, which translates to MGNLRFLIAPTQVPEDWSDLHRAYLNAVDGRVFPTRIEVDGNVLTFRRQTSQSCKLNIVWHVTDFGRPIVRTASLAEREEPYVLSLELARGKISTLKDQLSNWQIAGLVIPQALIKLHDEAFHAFSQAAVIQDQLERCSELADLALQKAHAAAEMLVQLYARQRLTILHQRAQSLKLPVSLGCNLGTLIPDSSERAQICQAFDAVNVDLVNWKNIELYEGDQNWDLCDQQVDWCEKNNLLIRGGCLLDFAPEGLPDWLESWKLDMVNFQSIVSHFIETAITRYTGSIRNWTLVSAMNTGGVFGLNEETRLTLTARAIEVAKQTDDSIQCFIRVEQPWGDYLSKGQHQLSPMQFVDAIDRLGVGLSGIDLELSIGYFPNGSHHHDMLDMSKLIDKWSMLNLPLHLTLGFPSDDTVVNERNKSISRVQTSQWKTGWSEAAQAEWIELYLPLLLAKPAVTGVYWSQFRDQDACRFPHSGLVNEDGKAKPALDTVTKYHRQYWRA; encoded by the coding sequence ATGGGCAACTTGCGCTTTCTAATTGCACCTACTCAAGTACCTGAAGACTGGTCTGATCTTCACCGCGCTTATCTGAATGCTGTCGACGGACGTGTGTTTCCGACACGGATTGAGGTGGATGGAAATGTTCTCACTTTCCGCCGCCAGACCTCGCAAAGTTGCAAACTGAATATCGTCTGGCACGTCACAGACTTTGGCCGCCCGATCGTGCGGACCGCATCCCTTGCAGAGCGCGAAGAGCCCTACGTGCTCTCACTGGAACTGGCCCGTGGAAAAATTTCCACGCTCAAAGACCAGTTAAGCAACTGGCAGATTGCCGGTCTGGTCATTCCCCAGGCACTCATTAAGCTGCACGACGAAGCCTTCCATGCATTTTCCCAGGCGGCCGTCATCCAGGATCAACTGGAACGCTGTTCGGAACTCGCCGACCTGGCCCTGCAGAAAGCGCATGCCGCTGCTGAAATGCTGGTCCAGCTTTATGCACGACAGCGACTGACGATTCTGCACCAGCGGGCACAGTCACTAAAACTGCCCGTTTCTCTGGGCTGTAACCTGGGAACCCTGATTCCTGACAGTTCCGAACGGGCTCAGATCTGCCAGGCCTTTGATGCCGTCAATGTGGATCTGGTGAACTGGAAAAACATCGAACTCTATGAAGGTGACCAGAACTGGGACCTGTGCGATCAGCAGGTTGACTGGTGCGAAAAAAACAATCTGCTGATTCGCGGAGGCTGCCTGCTCGATTTCGCCCCAGAGGGACTCCCCGACTGGCTCGAGTCCTGGAAGCTGGATATGGTCAACTTCCAGAGCATCGTTTCCCATTTCATTGAGACCGCGATCACCCGGTATACGGGCAGTATTCGAAACTGGACGCTGGTTTCTGCCATGAACACCGGCGGTGTCTTCGGACTCAATGAAGAGACCCGTCTCACTCTCACCGCCCGCGCCATCGAAGTTGCTAAACAGACGGATGACTCCATCCAGTGTTTCATCAGAGTGGAACAGCCTTGGGGAGATTACCTTTCCAAGGGGCAGCACCAGCTCTCTCCCATGCAGTTCGTCGATGCCATCGACAGACTGGGAGTCGGGCTTTCCGGAATCGATCTGGAACTGAGCATCGGTTATTTCCCGAACGGCTCGCATCATCATGACATGCTGGATATGTCGAAACTGATCGACAAATGGAGCATGCTGAATCTGCCGCTGCACCTGACCCTGGGTTTCCCCAGTGACGATACGGTCGTCAACGAACGGAACAAAAGCATCTCGCGGGTCCAAACCAGCCAGTGGAAAACCGGCTGGAGTGAAGCAGCCCAGGCCGAGTGGATCGAGCTTTATCTCCCCCTGCTACTGGCTAAACCAGCGGTAACCGGTGTTTACTGGTCACAGTTCCGTGACCAGGATGCCTGCCGATTTCCCCACTCGGGTCTGGTCAACGAAGACGGCAAAGCCAAGCCAGCCCTGGACACGGTCACGAAGTATCATCGCCAATACTGGCGCGCCTGA
- a CDS encoding OmpH family outer membrane protein, which yields MKKLMTSATVLAIVGCFACFTETASAQNNAPSKTSSVVHKVGLIDMAHVFKNYEKFTALREELKTEIQQSDAKAKAMAEQIQAVQKEMQDFKQGSPEYLAREKQLAQAASDFEAFRKVAQRDFLRKESRIYHTIYMEVTETVQKYAKIYNYTLIMRFNRESLDTDDPKKLIQGMNRQVVFHRADDDITLSVLDYLNRNYKSQAGAAGGSATRPTPGNTRQ from the coding sequence GTGAAAAAATTAATGACATCTGCTACAGTTCTTGCCATTGTTGGTTGCTTTGCCTGTTTCACCGAAACAGCATCTGCACAAAACAATGCTCCCAGCAAGACCTCTTCTGTGGTACACAAAGTGGGCCTGATCGACATGGCTCACGTGTTCAAGAACTACGAGAAATTCACCGCCCTGCGTGAAGAGCTCAAAACTGAAATTCAGCAGAGCGATGCCAAAGCGAAAGCCATGGCAGAGCAGATTCAGGCTGTTCAGAAAGAGATGCAGGATTTCAAACAGGGCAGCCCTGAGTACCTGGCTCGCGAAAAGCAGCTGGCCCAGGCCGCTTCCGACTTCGAAGCATTCCGTAAAGTAGCACAGCGTGATTTTTTGCGGAAAGAATCCCGGATCTATCACACCATTTACATGGAAGTGACTGAAACGGTTCAGAAGTACGCAAAGATCTACAACTACACTCTGATCATGCGGTTTAATCGCGAAAGCCTCGACACCGATGATCCCAAGAAACTGATCCAGGGTATGAATCGCCAGGTGGTATTTCACCGTGCTGACGATGACATCACTCTGTCCGTGCTGGACTACCTGAACCGCAACTACAAGAGCCAGGCAGGAGCTGCCGGTGGTTCTGCTACTCGTCCGACTCCCGGTAACACCCGGCAGTAG
- a CDS encoding nucleoside permease: protein MSSQQSPLSIGIRLSIMMFLEFFVWGAWYVTVGNYMGANGMGDAIYWAYTVGPIAAIVSPFILGMVADRFFSSERVLAVLMVIGGAALYYAPHVVGPDGEGSKTFILLLLLHMLCYMPTLGLTNTIAFSHLKNQEVWFPLVRVFGTLGWIVANVVVSKFMQADMTPKPLFVAGGAAVLMGIYSLTLPHTPPPSKGKEISIRDILGLDSLALLKDRSFLVFMVSSLLICIPLAAYYAYAPVFVADAGIANPAFKMSFGQMSEVLFMVLMPFFFKSLGVKRMLLFGMFAWVVRYGLFAAGATDGVVWMIVIGILLHGICYDFFFVTGQIYVDQKAGPSIRAQAQGFLVFATQGVGMLLGALISGNLINTIVTGEGAAKLQNWKEFWIIPTVAALVIMVLFFLLFKDSPQAPQEVSEEDVAKAAGAEEMV, encoded by the coding sequence ATGTCCTCACAACAATCGCCACTCAGCATTGGTATTCGTCTCTCAATTATGATGTTCCTGGAGTTCTTCGTCTGGGGAGCCTGGTATGTAACCGTTGGTAACTACATGGGAGCCAACGGAATGGGGGATGCGATTTACTGGGCTTACACTGTAGGGCCGATCGCGGCGATCGTCTCACCTTTTATCCTGGGTATGGTGGCAGACCGCTTTTTCTCTTCTGAACGCGTCCTGGCCGTGCTGATGGTCATCGGTGGTGCGGCACTCTATTACGCTCCGCACGTTGTAGGACCTGATGGGGAAGGGAGCAAAACCTTCATCCTGTTACTGCTGTTACACATGCTGTGTTACATGCCAACCCTGGGGCTGACCAATACGATTGCTTTTTCGCATCTCAAGAATCAGGAAGTCTGGTTCCCGCTGGTCCGTGTGTTTGGGACCCTGGGCTGGATTGTCGCTAACGTTGTGGTCAGTAAATTCATGCAAGCTGACATGACTCCCAAACCGCTGTTCGTGGCTGGTGGAGCTGCAGTGCTGATGGGGATTTACAGTCTGACCCTGCCACACACTCCGCCACCGTCTAAAGGTAAGGAAATTTCAATTCGGGATATTCTCGGACTGGATTCGCTGGCACTGCTGAAAGATCGATCTTTTCTGGTCTTCATGGTCAGCTCACTGCTGATCTGTATTCCCCTGGCAGCTTATTACGCTTACGCACCGGTGTTTGTCGCCGATGCCGGAATAGCGAACCCTGCATTTAAGATGTCCTTCGGTCAGATGTCCGAAGTGTTGTTCATGGTGCTGATGCCCTTCTTCTTCAAATCCCTGGGAGTCAAACGCATGCTGCTGTTCGGTATGTTCGCCTGGGTTGTCCGTTATGGCCTGTTTGCTGCTGGAGCAACTGATGGTGTTGTCTGGATGATTGTCATCGGGATTCTGCTGCACGGTATCTGTTACGACTTCTTCTTCGTGACAGGGCAGATCTATGTCGATCAGAAAGCGGGACCCTCAATTCGTGCCCAGGCCCAGGGCTTTCTGGTATTCGCGACTCAGGGAGTTGGGATGTTGCTGGGGGCACTGATCAGCGGAAACCTGATCAATACGATTGTGACCGGCGAAGGGGCAGCCAAACTGCAGAACTGGAAAGAGTTCTGGATCATTCCGACCGTGGCAGCGCTGGTGATCATGGTCCTGTTCTTCCTGTTGTTCAAGGATTCTCCACAGGCACCTCAAGAAGTCAGCGAAGAAGATGTCGCGAAGGCCGCTGGTGCCGAAGAGATGGTCTAA
- a CDS encoding SGNH/GDSL hydrolase family protein gives MNYARSPFRLLSALLCLVLCHASTELIAAPPQNLPEISDKNIHLRGSYQNSKQKFESTKTGHVAFLGGSITEMNGYRPMVCEFLEKTFPETKFTFTNAGISSTCSNTGAFRTNRDVLSQGPVDLFFVEFAVNDDQDAGHSKEAAIRGMEGVIAQIRRHNPYADIVMVHFVNPSMLETIQQKKKPLSSSSHEQVAKHYQISTIDLASEVARLIDADQLTWKQYGGTHPAPFGNAICAAMIEKLLTRAWQESGPKEKHSTPDQPLDVFSFRNGRLIDVKLAKPASGWEIEVPAWESIPGSKRSRFTSIPMLCAEKPGAELELDFKGTALGAFIVAGPDAGQLEVSIDGGPFQTHDLYHHYSKGLHYPRTVVFNSELKPGKHQAKIRVSPKSSSTGHAARIMYFTGN, from the coding sequence ATGAACTATGCCCGATCCCCGTTTCGTCTGCTGTCTGCCCTCCTCTGCCTGGTTTTATGTCATGCCTCGACTGAATTGATCGCAGCCCCTCCGCAGAACCTGCCCGAAATCTCAGACAAAAACATTCATCTGCGTGGCAGCTATCAGAACAGCAAACAGAAATTCGAATCTACTAAAACGGGCCACGTCGCTTTCCTGGGTGGCTCAATCACCGAAATGAACGGCTATCGGCCGATGGTCTGTGAGTTCCTGGAAAAGACATTTCCCGAGACCAAATTCACATTTACCAACGCCGGCATCTCCTCCACCTGCTCGAACACGGGTGCGTTTCGTACGAATCGCGATGTTCTCAGCCAGGGGCCAGTCGATCTCTTCTTTGTCGAATTCGCTGTCAACGACGATCAGGATGCCGGGCACTCCAAGGAAGCAGCGATTCGCGGGATGGAAGGAGTGATCGCCCAGATCCGGCGGCACAATCCTTATGCCGACATCGTCATGGTGCATTTCGTAAACCCTTCGATGCTGGAAACCATTCAACAGAAGAAAAAACCGCTCTCCAGTTCCAGTCATGAGCAGGTTGCAAAACACTACCAGATTTCAACCATCGATCTGGCCAGTGAAGTCGCCCGTCTGATCGACGCCGACCAACTGACCTGGAAACAGTATGGCGGAACACACCCGGCTCCTTTCGGTAATGCAATTTGTGCCGCCATGATTGAAAAGCTGCTGACACGTGCCTGGCAGGAATCCGGACCAAAAGAAAAACATTCTACGCCGGATCAGCCGCTGGATGTCTTCAGTTTCCGCAATGGCCGTTTGATTGACGTTAAGCTTGCGAAACCAGCATCGGGCTGGGAGATCGAGGTTCCTGCCTGGGAATCCATTCCGGGTAGTAAACGCAGTCGCTTTACCAGCATCCCCATGTTGTGTGCAGAGAAACCGGGTGCCGAACTGGAGTTGGACTTTAAGGGAACCGCACTGGGCGCGTTCATTGTCGCCGGCCCCGATGCAGGTCAGCTGGAAGTCAGCATTGATGGTGGACCGTTTCAGACACACGATCTGTACCATCATTACAGCAAAGGCTTGCACTATCCCCGCACGGTCGTCTTTAACAGCGAACTCAAACCAGGCAAGCATCAGGCGAAAATCCGGGTGAGTCCGAAATCGTCCAGCACGGGACATGCTGCCCGCATCATGTACTTCACCGGCAACTGA
- a CDS encoding Gfo/Idh/MocA family oxidoreductase: MSSLNVAVVGVGALGRHHARILAGMEGVNLCAVADTNPDQGQAIAEQHGTRWVANYRELFDSVDAVSLAVPTHAHLAIAGEFLSQQIPVLVEKPIACNLAEAEELVQIAEANQTLLQIGHVERFNPATQAAFQRCPQPRFIRSERVSPYTFRSTDIGVIHDLLIHDIDLVLSVVQSPLQSVEAFGISVMGEHEDAVQARLRFQNGCIADLTASRICPVAKRTMQLWGVSGCVTVDFTSREVNSFRPSETLLYGTPPLERARKAGVNLEALKQEVFGTFLKVENPEVSSADALTAELSSFVESIRNNTAPLVGGTQALEAMQVAERVLEAVNAHQWDGSQQGPVGPFIQFPSEQRRMAG; the protein is encoded by the coding sequence ATGAGTTCATTGAACGTGGCCGTCGTCGGGGTCGGAGCTTTAGGGCGGCATCACGCCCGGATTTTAGCTGGCATGGAAGGGGTCAATCTGTGTGCAGTTGCCGACACCAATCCTGATCAGGGACAGGCCATTGCCGAGCAGCACGGCACCCGCTGGGTGGCAAATTACCGTGAGCTATTTGATTCCGTGGACGCGGTTTCTCTGGCCGTACCGACTCATGCCCATCTGGCGATCGCCGGTGAATTTCTTTCACAGCAGATTCCCGTACTGGTCGAAAAGCCAATCGCCTGTAATCTGGCTGAAGCAGAAGAGCTGGTGCAGATTGCGGAAGCCAATCAGACTCTGCTGCAGATTGGACATGTCGAGCGGTTCAATCCTGCCACCCAGGCTGCTTTCCAGCGCTGTCCGCAGCCACGCTTTATTCGCAGCGAACGCGTCAGCCCTTACACCTTCCGTTCAACCGATATCGGTGTGATTCACGATCTGTTGATTCATGATATTGACCTGGTACTGTCCGTCGTCCAGTCCCCGCTGCAAAGCGTGGAAGCGTTTGGAATCTCAGTGATGGGCGAGCATGAAGACGCCGTTCAGGCGCGTCTGCGATTCCAGAATGGATGTATTGCCGACCTGACTGCCAGCCGGATCTGCCCGGTGGCGAAACGGACCATGCAACTCTGGGGTGTTTCCGGATGTGTAACCGTTGACTTCACCAGCCGGGAAGTGAATTCCTTTCGGCCTTCAGAAACTCTGTTGTACGGCACTCCTCCGCTGGAGCGAGCCCGGAAAGCAGGCGTAAACCTGGAAGCATTGAAACAGGAAGTCTTCGGAACGTTTCTGAAAGTGGAGAATCCTGAAGTTTCTTCGGCAGATGCTCTGACTGCAGAGCTGAGCAGCTTTGTGGAATCGATTCGTAATAATACAGCGCCCCTGGTAGGGGGAACCCAGGCTCTGGAAGCAATGCAGGTTGCAGAGCGAGTACTGGAAGCAGTCAATGCTCATCAGTGGGATGGCAGCCAGCAGGGACCTGTCGGACCCTTCATCCAGTTTCCGAGCGAACAACGCCGCATGGCCGGCTAG
- a CDS encoding UDP-3-O-acyl-N-acetylglucosamine deacetylase, giving the protein MRTRQQRTLARSVQCRGVGIFTNSDVKIRFFPAPENHGIQFVRTDLSGSKPIPALIENAVFRQRRTAIEFEDASVEMIEHVMAALAGLQIDNCRIEINAPEAPCFDGSALELSEEFLEAGIVEQPFPRKVISIQQPVTVDNEAGSFIQARPLNRSVMAIGYYLNYGADSPVEPQCLTLEINPEVWVNQLAFSRTFVLEEEVAAMRELGYGQRLSAADLLVLGPDGPVDNELRTLDECVRHKMLDCLGDFALLGCDLHGYFSANQSGHSLNRELIRQIRLTHQSTESETAWKVA; this is encoded by the coding sequence ATGCGAACTCGCCAACAGAGAACGCTGGCCAGATCAGTACAGTGTCGCGGAGTCGGGATCTTCACAAACTCTGATGTGAAAATTCGCTTTTTCCCCGCACCGGAAAATCATGGAATCCAGTTTGTCCGGACGGATCTGAGTGGATCCAAACCAATCCCGGCTTTGATTGAGAATGCCGTCTTTCGGCAGCGGCGGACTGCGATTGAATTCGAAGACGCTTCTGTCGAAATGATCGAGCATGTCATGGCCGCTCTGGCAGGATTGCAGATCGATAATTGCCGCATCGAGATCAATGCTCCCGAGGCTCCCTGTTTTGATGGTTCCGCGCTGGAGCTGTCAGAGGAGTTTCTGGAAGCGGGAATCGTAGAACAGCCATTCCCCCGGAAAGTGATTTCGATTCAGCAGCCAGTGACCGTGGACAATGAGGCGGGCAGCTTTATTCAGGCTCGTCCTTTAAATCGGTCTGTCATGGCGATTGGCTACTATCTGAACTATGGCGCAGACTCGCCGGTTGAGCCTCAGTGTCTGACTCTGGAAATCAATCCGGAGGTCTGGGTGAACCAGTTGGCTTTTTCCCGTACGTTTGTGCTGGAAGAAGAAGTCGCAGCCATGCGTGAGCTGGGCTACGGTCAGCGGTTGAGTGCCGCCGATCTCCTGGTTCTGGGGCCGGATGGTCCCGTTGATAACGAATTAAGGACACTCGACGAATGTGTCCGCCACAAAATGCTGGATTGCCTGGGAGATTTTGCTCTGCTGGGCTGTGACCTGCACGGTTATTTCAGCGCAAATCAGTCGGGGCATTCTCTAAATCGAGAGCTGATCCGGCAGATCAGGTTAACGCATCAATCCACGGAATCCGAAACAGCCTGGAAGGTTGCTTAA
- a CDS encoding phosphoribosylaminoimidazolesuccinocarboxamide synthase codes for MTSSAFTESSLTGIPVKRGKVRDVYDFGDRLLFVATDRISAFDWILSPGIPDKGRVLTQISRFWFERFSTIPNHLLSMDPADLPLPADADLEALRGRCMVVRKTEVVPFECVVRGYLSGSGWKDYQATGAVCGIDLPAGLKQSDQLPEPLFTPATKAESGHDENVSFEVMSQAIGQELADSLREKSIQIYQQGSEYARERGIILADTKFEFGLLDGTPILIDEVLTPDSSRFWPAETYQPGGAQPSLDKQFVRDWLETTDWDKNSTPPVLPDQIVEKTREKYFEAYKMLTSGECTW; via the coding sequence ATGACATCCTCCGCGTTTACCGAAAGTTCACTCACCGGCATTCCCGTTAAACGGGGAAAAGTCCGCGATGTATATGATTTTGGCGATCGGCTGCTGTTTGTGGCCACCGATCGAATCAGTGCCTTCGACTGGATTCTCTCACCGGGAATTCCCGACAAGGGGCGGGTGTTGACCCAGATCAGTCGGTTCTGGTTTGAACGATTCTCCACAATTCCGAACCATCTGTTGAGCATGGATCCAGCCGATCTGCCGCTCCCTGCTGATGCTGATCTCGAAGCGCTGCGGGGCCGTTGTATGGTGGTTCGGAAGACCGAAGTGGTTCCCTTTGAATGTGTCGTCCGCGGCTATCTATCCGGATCTGGGTGGAAAGACTATCAGGCGACTGGAGCCGTATGTGGTATTGATTTGCCAGCGGGTCTCAAACAGAGTGATCAATTACCCGAGCCCCTGTTTACGCCGGCTACCAAAGCGGAGTCCGGCCATGATGAAAACGTTTCATTTGAAGTGATGAGTCAGGCCATCGGTCAGGAACTGGCTGACAGTCTGCGGGAGAAGAGTATCCAGATTTATCAGCAGGGTTCTGAATATGCCCGGGAACGTGGCATCATCCTGGCCGATACCAAGTTTGAGTTCGGTCTGCTGGACGGAACACCGATTCTGATTGATGAAGTTCTGACTCCCGACAGCTCCCGTTTCTGGCCTGCGGAGACCTACCAGCCGGGTGGCGCACAGCCTTCGCTCGATAAGCAATTTGTTCGCGACTGGCTGGAGACGACCGACTGGGACAAGAACAGCACTCCACCTGTGCTGCCCGATCAGATTGTCGAAAAGACGCGCGAGAAGTATTTTGAAGCATACAAAATGCTGACCAGCGGGGAATGTACCTGGTAA
- the lpxA gene encoding acyl-ACP--UDP-N-acetylglucosamine O-acyltransferase, whose translation MATSISNLSHVDPQAEIGEDVTIGPFCFVGPDVKIGNGTVLDSHVSITGHTTIGERNRFFPTSVIGSEPQDAGYHGAPTRLIIGDDNLFREGCTIHRGAEKEDHCTRIGNRNTFLCNSHVAHNCRIFDDVTLVNGVLLGGHVHVHDRAIVSGNTVVHQFCTVGTLAFVSGGARATIDVPPFMICTGSDDFRVRFVNLVGMQRAGISESSIAVIRKAYRLFYRKNKKLDEVREIFSQELEGVMPMALQTLFNHFEGIQGSKAGRGREAAARSAKYVPEENSQDSTRRAA comes from the coding sequence ATGGCGACAAGTATCTCAAATCTCTCCCACGTCGATCCCCAGGCAGAAATTGGAGAGGATGTGACAATCGGCCCATTCTGTTTTGTGGGACCGGATGTCAAAATTGGGAATGGGACTGTACTGGACAGTCATGTTTCCATCACGGGACATACTACAATTGGCGAACGAAATCGTTTTTTCCCGACATCAGTCATTGGCAGCGAGCCACAGGATGCCGGCTATCATGGTGCTCCCACCCGATTGATCATCGGTGACGACAATCTGTTTCGAGAAGGATGCACGATTCATCGGGGCGCCGAAAAAGAAGACCACTGCACACGCATTGGCAATCGAAATACATTCCTGTGTAATTCTCATGTCGCTCACAACTGCCGGATCTTTGATGATGTGACACTCGTCAACGGCGTGCTGCTGGGCGGACATGTGCATGTGCACGACCGGGCGATTGTTTCCGGAAACACGGTCGTCCATCAGTTCTGTACCGTAGGAACGCTGGCCTTCGTCAGCGGCGGTGCCCGGGCCACGATCGACGTGCCTCCCTTTATGATCTGCACGGGCTCCGATGATTTTCGCGTGCGGTTTGTCAACCTGGTTGGCATGCAGCGTGCGGGTATTTCGGAGAGCTCAATTGCAGTCATCCGCAAAGCGTACCGTCTGTTCTATCGCAAGAATAAAAAACTGGACGAAGTCCGCGAAATTTTCAGTCAGGAACTGGAGGGTGTAATGCCGATGGCATTGCAGACTCTGTTTAATCATTTTGAAGGAATTCAGGGGAGTAAAGCGGGACGAGGACGAGAAGCAGCCGCCCGCAGCGCCAAATACGTTCCTGAAGAAAACAGTCAAGATTCAACACGGAGAGCAGCATGA
- a CDS encoding ThuA domain-containing protein: MKSLSFLIACCLSTLLLGTVFVSEARAEKKPHVVFVTGDDEYRSEESMPMLAKILKRDYGFDVTVCYSLDDEGNISPGNQKSISGLEALDDADLMVLFTRFRDLPPEQFQHFLNFVKSGKPIVGFRTATHAFMFRDPKSPFKAWNDQKIAELVGQKWITHHGHFGDGHEYLTEVMVNEEAADHPILRGVKPYKAYSWLYHVDGGSEGHQLAGDSKPLLTGRSLKSGHEQKGNLDKYPLTNPVAWTKTYKGADGTRGRVFFTTTAHPFDFKDPNVRKLALNGILWALGREAEIPSQGAKTDTVDDYDPNNSGTGPKKYKTELKPEKL, encoded by the coding sequence ATGAAATCGTTGTCTTTTCTGATCGCGTGTTGTTTATCCACCTTGTTACTGGGGACCGTCTTTGTGAGTGAAGCCCGGGCAGAGAAGAAGCCGCATGTGGTGTTCGTTACCGGCGATGATGAGTACCGGTCGGAGGAATCGATGCCGATGCTGGCCAAGATTCTGAAACGGGATTATGGCTTCGATGTCACTGTCTGTTATTCCCTGGATGATGAGGGCAATATCTCACCCGGGAATCAGAAATCGATCAGTGGCCTGGAAGCCCTCGACGATGCAGACCTGATGGTGCTCTTCACGCGGTTTCGCGATCTGCCTCCCGAACAGTTCCAGCATTTCCTGAACTTTGTGAAGTCGGGGAAGCCGATTGTCGGTTTCCGGACAGCCACACATGCTTTCATGTTCCGAGATCCGAAGAGCCCCTTCAAGGCGTGGAACGATCAGAAAATCGCCGAACTGGTTGGGCAGAAGTGGATCACTCACCACGGACATTTCGGTGACGGGCACGAATACCTGACGGAGGTCATGGTGAATGAGGAGGCTGCAGATCATCCGATTTTGCGGGGCGTCAAACCGTACAAGGCGTATTCCTGGTTGTATCATGTGGATGGTGGCAGCGAAGGGCATCAACTGGCGGGGGACAGCAAGCCCCTGTTGACGGGACGCTCACTCAAATCCGGACATGAGCAGAAAGGGAACCTCGATAAGTATCCGCTGACCAATCCGGTCGCCTGGACCAAGACTTACAAGGGAGCAGACGGAACCCGGGGCCGTGTCTTCTTCACCACGACTGCGCACCCTTTTGACTTCAAAGATCCCAACGTACGGAAGCTGGCATTAAATGGAATTCTGTGGGCGCTGGGCAGGGAAGCAGAGATTCCCTCCCAGGGAGCAAAAACGGATACCGTCGATGACTATGATCCGAACAACTCCGGCACTGGGCCGAAAAAATATAAAACAGAGCTGAAACCGGAAAAACTCTGA